CATAAATTGAACTATTGATTCTATTACATAGGGAGTCTTGAATTGATGAATGAGGGATTTATATAAACTTACATATTAAAGTGAGTATTTCATGTTCTAAGATACCTTTGCATTAGCAGACCACTGTTTCCTCCAGGAGTTCACTTTGCGGTTACCCCAAAGCACAATTCGTGTGCTTAGATTTTGAATGGAGAAGCTAACAATAAACTGCTTTGCTAGCAGTTTTGATGgttacatttaataaatattttaataccTCCAGCACCACTTTACCTCGATAATGCAGAGGACAATGACAGAAATTCCGGTGGTTAGGAAATTTTCCTCAAACCAGGCCTTCAGTTTAACCAAACAACCCTGCAAATGGAGAGCAtaaacttaataataataaccataaaggtaataataaaattaataagaCTATGACTCTGACCTCCAATCTCTACAGTATGACAAAGCAAGCGTTAATCCTAGCTGTTCACCAGGGTTAGATTGTGCTTACCTTTCTCGCGTATGACAACGTCATGTTTGCACAGTTTTCCGGGCAGCAAGATGGAGGCACTCTGTCTCCCCAGTCTGTCGCATTATTGACTCCACAGCACTCAAACTGGGGCAAATTATTCAGAGAACAAAAATGAGGCACTTATAACAACAGTCTGAGATCACATAGCTCCCGGTTTTTTTGCGCACCATGTCCACATTCATTTGTGTCACTACATTTTGTGAGCTGTCACTATGTCGCTGCCTTGACACGCTTACCCGCCTCTGAATCAGATCCCAGTCACTCTGTAGAGCAGTGGAATTTCCAGGCCTTGCTTTGGCTTCATTTAATCCCCTCTTGAGATCATTTTGCACCAAAAGAGCAATCTAAAAAGTGAGATGAGATTTGCAGATTACACGTTGTCTATATGTGTTTACTATATAAGCACAACACACAGTGTGAGTACTGATGGATGTAACCTTACCTCTCCCTCGTACACGAGTAGCAAGCACGCTGCACTCAGCTCCACCAACATCAGtaagaacagcagcaggaaaaactGTTAACAGAGTATATTTCAAAACACTTTATGCTAACTATGCTAACATCATCATTCTAACACAGTCACATGACAATGTTAATATGCTAATGTTTAGCTGTTAACGGTTaatatgttcaccatcttagtttagcatgttaccatgctaacacttgctaattagcattaaacaaaAAGTACGCCTGAGGTTGAGGGGAATGCtcttagttttgcaggtatttggtcataaaccacaTTATATGACGTAgtcaaattttgacctgctggtgttAGTAGCTGAAAAGTCAATTCAATCAGCAAGGTAATCAGGATTCATCCATGGGGAACACAAATGTCTGAGCCAAACTTCAGTgtaatccatccaacagctgttgagacatttcacccATAAATGTCAACTTCGTGGTGGCACCAGACAAAGTCG
Above is a genomic segment from Xiphias gladius isolate SHS-SW01 ecotype Sanya breed wild chromosome 19, ASM1685928v1, whole genome shotgun sequence containing:
- the LOC120805043 gene encoding leukocyte surface antigen CD53-like; translation: MAQGCLKCLKYTMCVANFFCFICGVVVLGFGAYMMLNFKMPALTPTLPTFNVANMLLISGIIITCVSFLGFLGALKENRCLLLTFFLLLFLLMLVELSAACLLLVYEGEIALLVQNDLKRGLNEAKARPGNSTALQSDWDLIQRRFECCGVNNATDWGDRVPPSCCPENCANMTLSYARKGCLVKLKAWFEENFLTTGISVIVLCIIEVLAMCFAMTLFCHISRSGLGYKL